In Gigantopelta aegis isolate Gae_Host chromosome 6, Gae_host_genome, whole genome shotgun sequence, the following are encoded in one genomic region:
- the LOC121374840 gene encoding early nodulin-20-like, protein MYLTLTFCFKITDENSGGAVVITTLAAEISLSPSPSPPKSHCHHHLRRRNLTVTTTLAAEISLSPPPSPPKSHCHHHPRRRNLTVSTTLAAEISLSPPPSPPKSHCQHHPRRRNLTVTTTLAAEISLSPPPSPLKSHCHHHPRRRNLTVTTALAAEISPSPPLHYYHDHLSQHRTQGIPSGFVQETFILVLMVVW, encoded by the exons ATGTATCTCACCTTGACGTTTTGTTTCAAG ATCACAGACGAGAATTCAGGGGGAGCTGTTGTGATCACCACCCTCGCCGCCGAAATCTCACTGTCACCATCACCCTCGCCGCCGAAATCTCATTGTCACCACCACCTTCGCCGCCGAAATCTCACTGTCACCACCACCCTCGCCGCCGAAATCTCACTGTCACCACCACCCTCGCCGCCGAAATCTCACTGTCACCACCACCCTCGCCGCCGAAATCTCACTGTCAGCACCACCCTCGCCGCCGAAATCTCACTGTCACCACCACCCTCGCCGCCGAAATCTCACTGTCAGCACCACCCTCGCCGCCGAAATCTCACTGTCACCACCACCCTCGCCGCCGAAATCTCACTGTCACCACCACCCTCGCCGCTGAAATCTCACTGTCACCACCACCCTCGCCGCCGAAATCTCACTGTCACCACCGCCCTCGCCGCAGAAATCTCACCGTCACCACCTCTGCACTACTACCATGATCACCTCTCTCAACACCGCACACAAGGGATCCCTTCTGGATTCGTCCAAGAGACGTTTATACTCGTGTTGATGGTAGTCTGGTAG